The Aeromonas encheleia genomic sequence CGGTCACAGAGTTCCATGCGCGACTCCTTGATTCGTTGCGATCAGGGCGGTTGCCTGGGTTATGCCATGGCCAGATGACAAGGAGATGACCCTGATCCCCGCCGAATTCGCCCTGCTCGACGATCCTGGTGCGGCCCTGAAGGCGCGCTGCCAGCTGATCCGCGCGGCCCGCAGCAGGATCCAGGCCCAGTACTACAGCTGGGAGGAGGACGGCAGCGGCAAGCTGTTGCTGTCCGAGTTGTTGCATGCGGCCCGGCGGGGGGTCCGGGTCCAGCTGCTTATCGACGATCTCTATGCCGGCGACAACCGCTTCCTGGAGATGGTGGCGCATCAGCCCGGCATCGAGGTGCGGCTGTTCAATCCGTTCTGGCTCAGGGGCTGGCGCCGGCTGACCCTGCTGTTGGAGGGGCTGCTCAGCTTCAGACGCATCAACCACCGCATGCACAACAAGCTGCTGCTGGTGGATGGCTGCCAGATGGTGATAGGTGGCCGCAACATCGGCGATCGCTACTTCGGGCTGGGGGCGCCGCCTCACTTCGTCGATCTGGATCTGCTCTGTCGGGGCCCCCTCTGCCGGCAGGCCGGGCAGGGCTTCGGGCTGTTCTGGCACAGCCGCTGGAGCCATCCGATCCGGCGCCTGTTGCGCCGCGCCCTGCTGCCCGCCGAGATAGAGGCGGTGAACGACTTCCTGCTCACCCTGACCGATCCGGCGGTGGCCGCCGTCTACGATCTGCCCGCCAGCCTGTTTGATGAAGAGCCTGTCCCCCTGCGCTGGCATCCGGGGCAGGGGGAGTGCTGGTTCGATCGGCCCGGCA encodes the following:
- a CDS encoding phospholipase D family protein, with the protein product MIPAEFALLDDPGAALKARCQLIRAARSRIQAQYYSWEEDGSGKLLLSELLHAARRGVRVQLLIDDLYAGDNRFLEMVAHQPGIEVRLFNPFWLRGWRRLTLLLEGLLSFRRINHRMHNKLLLVDGCQMVIGGRNIGDRYFGLGAPPHFVDLDLLCRGPLCRQAGQGFGLFWHSRWSHPIRRLLRRALLPAEIEAVNDFLLTLTDPAVAAVYDLPASLFDEEPVPLRWHPGQGECWFDRPGKGLVSRPTTAPLLGRKLAGNLGTLRLVSPYLILTRGLRRQLKRQRQAGMAIEILTNSLASTDVPLVYGAYRRHRPWLVRQGIALAELESEALSLHAKLILMGDEEALLGSFNLDPRSLLLNTELMLHLRCPALCAELQQWLARWQQASVQPVPAPPSALRRLLARLSDWLPLHPWL